In Palaemon carinicauda isolate YSFRI2023 chromosome 32, ASM3689809v2, whole genome shotgun sequence, the genomic stretch GCCAAATGAATTAATGTTCTTATACCAATTTCAAATGAACCATAAGTTAATAAAAAGGCTAGGGACAGACATGATAGTTAAAATATTAAACAACAGCTTAGCAATGATATCTGAGGTGATGTGTTATGGATTGCCGActaccctccctccccctccccctcatcgTAAATGTTAAGAGAATCACACACTGGAACTTAAAGAAAGAGTTACACGAGATGATACAAGGTTATATAGTGGATTGGGTGACACTTAACTGAACAAGGGCAAGTTTACACATTTGCCAAAACACACAACTCCTGGTcatctgggtaaaaaaaaaaaaaaaaaataaaataaaaaaaaaatcacaagacctaaataataaaaaacaatcacAATTTCTTTGTCACTGGAGAACAAAGAAGGCTGGCTCGGGACACGCAGACAAGGAGTAATTAAAAGATGCGTTACAGTGGGTGAATTAAGACTAATCAAGTTGCACTGGTAGTAGTTGCTGGCTAAGAGGGCTCCAGTCCCCTTGTAAGTCTCGACTCATCTTCCCCAACCATAAAAATGTCAACTGGCCACACACTACCGAAATGACCCAAGTAATACCCAAAAACTAACACAAGCATGATATTTTGCAATGGTGGAGGAGGTGGCACGTCCTTGTTTACATTTTTACACAATAGATCCTAGGTACAAAGAGGAGCCGCTGGTAGCAGTGGCACTTTATTTGGGGAAAATTGCGGATGAATGATTAAGGCCCTGACTGAGTCCACAATGTATTTACTCTGGTGCCAAATGAAAGGCTGCTGGCCAAATGTGATAGTGTAGTGATGGACCATCGAGGTGACGGTGTAACTATTCACCAGACAGTAGAGTAATTAGTGAAGGgtgagagtagtagtagtaataaagttttgtttggttttttttttttcaacataatcaGGATGAAGAGAGAAGGATCAGCAgcaaacaacagcagcagcagcagcagtcagaCTGATGGCAACGGCGATGGCGGTCagggtggtagtggtggtggttcTATGGCAGAGGCGGGGGTCTGGGCTTGGCCGCACTCCACCACTCTGCCACTAGGGGATCACATAGCATATTTCCTGGTCCATTCTCTGGCCAATTCTTCATACTTGACCTTATCTGTCTTGTACATTCGCGCAATCTCTGGCACCAAAGGATCGTCGGGATTTGGATCACACAGTAGTGAACAAATTGAGAGGAGCACTGTGAAAAATAGGAAAACATTTTAGCTCCAATCCAAATAGTTGCTTCATAAACGGCTTTTTGAAACCTGACCTGAAATGAGCTCCGTTCAATCCCTGACTGTTGGgtctaaataattctataattacaattttttttttaataactcgcCCTcttatattaaattaatattttcatgaagacAACATAATTTACACCTGACATTTTTTATAACCACCTACAATACAAACTATTTAACACCTTGTGTTATTAAGCCCTAATCATTCAAATCATCTTAAATTGCaataggttaatttttttttttttttgaagattcaaTGAGGATTCAATCTTGATTAAGAGAAAATTGAAAGAATATTGGAGAACCtggaaggaaaaaaaattagaGAGATTCAAAGTATAAGGCATTAAGAATCCTTAGTAAATCTAGTGCGTGTGCAAGACACTACAAAGACCAAACCTTGATCATCTGCATTCTACAAACAACAGAAGACATGGTAAAAGAGCTGGCTATTATTTACAAGAATCCTCCTgttttcttcaataaatacggatACAATTAGTGATAGTATTTATAATTTACAAAGGTACAAAAGCCACAAACCAAATTACATCACAGAGAATGACCTAGGTAGGGAAAAAACGAGAGAGGAATATTAAGTTCAAATGGAATTGCAAATCAATTATGGGTAAAAAGGAAATATGTGCCTCGAGCATACTAAACTCACAACGTAAAAAAAAGAGATGCATCGAACGATTGGAGGGAACAGTTTTGAGGGTACTACACTAAGTTGAACCAGCTGCCAGTTGGTACGAATATCCCCTAATCCAGTGAAAGCTTGTAATAAGTATGGGATGGCCGCTGTCACCAGGAAGTATAAAATCATGAGTTGCATGCATTTCCCTCTCTAAAACTATACATAAACAGAACTTAAAGACCAGGTAGTCTCTCATATACTTGATATAATAGCATTGTTGACATGCAGCAATTTTCCTCTGGCAGTTTATCACCATTTAACATtccaaaatttttttttggaacttcactcgtttgaaaaaaaaaaaatctacaagacTGTTTCCCTTGTTTGAAACTAAAATTTCTCACTAAATAACATGGGGTAAATATGGTTTAGAACATTTTCAATAGAGATTGGAGGGAATAGAATAAGAACAAAAGAAGCCGATGTTGGGTTGAAAAATTTTGTTGGAAAACAGACGAGATGAGATTTAGAAAAAGGATGTTGACAAATCTTATATTTGAAGCTTTCCCTTAAAGAAAATCTAATGGCAAATTCACTTCAGTAAACAAAAAGGCAACTTTTAAAAGAAAGgacataaaaatcaataaaaactaaaaataaatttttacctttgGAAATAGTTAAGGCTGGACTCCATTGGCTCCTGAGAATGTCCAAACATATTGAACCATTGCTGTTAATATTTGGGTGGTAGATGCGGGTTGTGAAAGCGACCtgaggaagaaataaaaattaaattctacTTGTACACTAATAAATCTTTTCGATTTGttgaataacattaaaatcaaaCTTGAAACTagtgaaactagaggggcactcagtaaagggCAGATGTCCCCTGgaacagcttatttctcaaccttgccTTTATTATTTGGCACAGATTatcatacactcaaaaatgaacTAAGTTTTGtaacaacgaagtccaaacttatggctgattacgtaaattggacattttggttgaccataaccttgaccttccaaaatttaataatttccagctttttatgtgTTAAtacttgtaagtttcattactcaacaattaaaattgtggccaggaagctgttcacaaacacaaaaatggtctaaaacataacctccttccaactttgttggcagaggtaataaaagtCTCAGTCAACAGCAtatgccaatgaacaattacagcgaTAGGGTACAGATTTGTATGACCAAGATACTAAGAAACAACCTAACTTTGGATAGGATGGGACAGACAAGCATTGATGCTGGACATTACAGTAAAAGATTCCTTCAATGCCATCTCTCTAGTCACTACCAGGAACTGGTATAAAGTATGCAGTCATTATGCAAAATGGGTTCCATATATTTGTCCATTGTCTCCTCAGATCTGGGAGGTTGGGGAGGGGGCCttttaaatcacaaattttaagtaatttgtatttttcctaacatacttaccgagaactattttcttaggagttacctggaatctcctctcatccgaccagaattttgtgtaatttaccctacttccgttttctgttcacaaattttaagtaatttgtatttttcctgacatacttaccgagaactacatTCTTAGAAGTTACCTGGAATCTTTTCTCATCcgaattacatgaaaaaaataacctTCTAAATCAAGTGTGTTCCCCCCTACATCTATCATCCAATCCAGCACATAAATGAGCCAGTGCTGCATCCATAGGAGGGGGAAGAAAGAAGACGTAGAAGAACCAATCTAACTCGTTCTAGGCTTAAATAAAGACTGCTACCTTAGGAGAGTATCTTGTCCCATGAAGGAGCTGTGTTTGCTGAACAATCTGTTGAACTACAACCACATGGCCAAGGATACCAGTATCTAGGGTCCTGTGGGTAAAGTTCCGCAGTTACCAGACTCTAATCTTCAAGAAATGCACCCCACAGGTTCTTCCCTAGCACTGGGATAGACCTGATATGTCAGACTTTGTGAAAACAAATTCAGCATGGTCCATCAGTCTCTTTGCCTGATGGGAGGGGGTCTTTGATTGTCTTACAAAGCTGGAAAGAAATGCCATAGGGTGTTAGTTGGTCATTCTGTTGCTTAAGAAGAACTGTAGAGTACTTCTAAAATAGGGATACGTGCCATCCTAGTTCCCAGTAGTCACTCCTTGTAGAGAAAAGACAAATCCTTAACTGATGATGGGAAATGGGTTCTAGATCCTAAACACAAACTCTTGAACTGAAATGATAGCGATCctttactttaacccttttacccccagactatttggaaatttccaacccttaaccaccagaggttatt encodes the following:
- the eff gene encoding ubiquitin-conjugating enzyme E2-17 kDa produces the protein MALKRINKELQDLGRDPPAQCSAGPVGDDLFHWQATIMGPPESPFQGGVFFLTIHFPTDYPFKPPKVAFTTRIYHPNINSNGSICLDILRSQWSPALTISKVLLSICSLLCDPNPDDPLVPEIARMYKTDKVKYEELAREWTRKYAM